From Gammaproteobacteria bacterium:
GAGTATATTGGCCTCCCAACCGATACGCAACCATTTGGTTGAATATGATCGGCTCATGCAAACATAGCTTGGGCCGCCGCCCAGGGCGCCTGTTATCCTGCCGCGATGACGGCGCTCTACGACAGGATCGGGCGCGGATACGCGGACTTTAGAAGGCCCGATCCGCGCATCGAGAAGGCGATATGGGGAGCGCTGGGTGACGCGAAGTCCGTCATCAACGTCGGCGCCGGAGCCGGCTCGTATGAGCCGGTCGACCGGCACGTCGTTGCGGTGGAGCCGTCGATGACGATGATCGCGCAACGGCCGGAGGGCAGCGCCGCCGCGATCCAGGCTACGGCGGACTCCTTGCCGTTCGGGAATGACAGTTTCCACGCGGCGATGGCGATCCTGTCCGTCCATCACTGGGGCGACAAGGCGAAGGGGCTCCGGGAACTAAGGCGCGTTGCGCGCGACCGTGTCGTTGTGCTGACATGCGACCCCGAAGCGCGGGGATTCTGGTTGACCGACTATTTCCCGGAACTCTTCGAGATCGACCGTCAGATATTTCCTTCGTTCCGCGACATTGAGCGCGAACTCGGA
This genomic window contains:
- a CDS encoding class I SAM-dependent methyltransferase; this encodes MTALYDRIGRGYADFRRPDPRIEKAIWGALGDAKSVINVGAGAGSYEPVDRHVVAVEPSMTMIAQRPEGSAAAIQATADSLPFGNDSFHAAMAILSVHHWGDKAKGLRELRRVARDRVVVLTCDPEARGFWLTDYFPELFEIDRQIFPSFRDIERELGSVTVQTVPVPHDCTDGFLGSCWRRPHGYLDERVRGAMSTFSKLSETETGLAQLSADLESGHWQRKYGALLNETELDIGYRLLIAGA